The proteins below are encoded in one region of Paenibacillus sp. YYML68:
- the rlmD gene encoding 23S rRNA (uracil(1939)-C(5))-methyltransferase RlmD, giving the protein MTNRNRQRPGGGARKRSGAGGASVGAASRVGDAGAASRRPRSAADAPDVPVAKNEEYVAEIVGLGHDGEGVGRVNGFTLFVQGALPGEKVRVKVLKVKKQYGYAKLLDIVQPSPDRIDAPCPIYKQCGGCQLQHMSYDAQLRWKRQLVVDNLERIGKLRVADGGTAVGGSGGTSEGASDGARDGTAARGEAVAADGERVAGAANSVRGAGYKGQGGEPLAASERSGQAGVDDAYRGIVVRPTLGMSDPWRYRNKAQVPVGHGGPDMEGGLVAGFYAQGSHRIIDMDACLIQHEQNDEVVRVVKKLAGELGIRAYDEATGRGLLRHVIARYGFHTGEIMVVLVTNGESIPHRDELIGMIREELPRVTSICQNVNTKATNVIFGDRTNVLWGRDVIYDTIGDVRFAISARSFYQVNPVQTEVLYGKALDFAELTGEETVIDAYCGIGTISLFLAQRARKVYGVEIVPEAIEDAKSNAVLNGIRNVDFAVGAAEAIIPAWREQGIAPDVIVVDPPRKGCDTALLETIIAMQPKRVVYVSCNPSTLARDLRVLEDGGFWTVEVQPVDMFPWTVHVETVAVMEICK; this is encoded by the coding sequence ATGACGAACAGAAATAGACAGCGACCAGGCGGCGGAGCACGTAAGCGAAGCGGTGCGGGTGGAGCTAGTGTAGGTGCGGCGAGTAGAGTCGGTGATGCAGGTGCCGCGAGCCGCAGGCCGCGCTCCGCTGCCGACGCGCCCGATGTGCCGGTAGCGAAGAATGAAGAATATGTGGCCGAGATCGTCGGCCTTGGACATGACGGAGAAGGGGTAGGCCGTGTGAACGGCTTTACCCTTTTCGTTCAGGGGGCGCTGCCGGGCGAGAAGGTACGGGTCAAGGTGCTGAAGGTGAAGAAGCAGTACGGCTACGCCAAGCTGCTCGACATCGTGCAGCCAAGCCCTGATCGGATCGACGCGCCCTGCCCGATCTACAAGCAATGCGGCGGCTGCCAGCTGCAACATATGAGCTACGACGCGCAGCTGCGCTGGAAGCGGCAGCTCGTGGTGGACAACCTCGAGCGGATCGGCAAGCTGCGCGTGGCGGATGGTGGCACGGCTGTAGGTGGGAGCGGAGGTACGAGCGAAGGCGCGAGTGACGGCGCACGGGATGGCACGGCTGCTCGTGGAGAGGCTGTCGCTGCGGATGGTGAGCGTGTAGCGGGGGCAGCGAACTCTGTTAGGGGTGCTGGATATAAGGGGCAAGGCGGAGAGCCTCTTGCGGCTAGTGAGCGCTCGGGACAGGCTGGAGTGGACGACGCTTACCGAGGTATCGTCGTACGGCCGACGCTCGGGATGAGCGATCCGTGGCGCTACCGCAACAAGGCACAGGTGCCAGTCGGACACGGTGGCCCCGACATGGAGGGCGGCCTCGTCGCGGGCTTCTACGCGCAGGGCAGTCACCGAATTATCGACATGGATGCCTGTCTTATCCAGCATGAGCAGAACGACGAGGTCGTTCGCGTCGTGAAGAAGCTCGCAGGCGAGCTCGGCATCCGCGCGTACGACGAGGCGACGGGCCGAGGCCTGCTGCGCCATGTGATCGCTCGGTATGGCTTCCATACCGGCGAGATCATGGTCGTGCTCGTCACGAACGGCGAGTCGATCCCGCACCGCGACGAGCTGATCGGCATGATCCGCGAGGAGCTTCCTCGCGTCACGAGCATCTGCCAGAACGTCAACACGAAGGCGACGAACGTCATCTTCGGTGACCGGACGAACGTGCTCTGGGGCCGCGACGTCATCTACGACACGATCGGCGACGTGCGCTTCGCGATCTCGGCCCGCTCGTTCTACCAGGTCAACCCGGTCCAGACCGAGGTGCTGTACGGTAAGGCGCTCGACTTCGCCGAGCTGACCGGCGAGGAGACCGTCATCGATGCCTACTGCGGCATCGGTACGATCTCGCTGTTCCTTGCGCAGCGTGCGCGCAAGGTGTACGGCGTCGAGATCGTCCCCGAGGCGATCGAGGATGCGAAGTCGAATGCTGTGCTGAACGGCATTCGCAATGTCGACTTCGCCGTCGGCGCGGCCGAGGCGATCATCCCCGCCTGGCGCGAGCAGGGCATCGCCCCCGACGTCATCGTCGTCGACCCGCCGCGCAAGGGCTGCGACACCGCGCTGCTCGAGACGATCATCGCGATGCAGCCGAAGCGTGTCGTGTATGTGTCGTGTAATCCCTCGACACTGGCGAGGGATCTACGGGTGCTGGAGGATGGCGGGTTCTGGACGGTGGAGGTACAGCCGGTGGATATGTTTCCGTGGACGGTGCATGTGGAGACGGTGGCGGTGATGGAAATTTGTAAATAG
- the dndB gene encoding DNA sulfur modification protein DndB, giving the protein MEATFSYSFPALRGIQAGNEFYVVMCPLKLIPKIFVFDEEEIPPEYRAQRTLNRSRVPEIANYIIDNPSDYVFSSLTASVDGQMLFQSYTNDPDFNNLGRLSISMDARLLINDGQHRRAAIEEALKVLPELGQENISVVFLKDDGLTRCQQIFADLNRHAINTTSSLGILYEHRDQLANITKDIVKQIPLLERYTDKERPSLSKLSPKIFVLSNIFNANGRILNKKKGDYVSELEREFLSSFWTELCDSVVEWQTVLKREMSPTELRSNYINAHGIFLEAIGVVGSYLYINHPTNWSTYIKKIATIDWSRSNSEWLGRAFGHTGRISKNNDTINLTANLIKLKIGIPLTEGEMRQEEKLKGNEVK; this is encoded by the coding sequence TTGGAGGCTACATTTTCTTATAGCTTTCCGGCTCTTCGTGGTATACAGGCTGGGAATGAATTTTATGTTGTTATGTGCCCCTTGAAACTAATACCGAAAATATTCGTTTTTGATGAAGAAGAAATCCCGCCTGAATATAGGGCACAGAGAACATTGAATCGTTCGAGGGTGCCTGAAATAGCAAATTACATTATAGATAACCCAAGTGATTACGTTTTTAGTTCATTAACTGCTTCAGTTGATGGTCAAATGTTATTCCAGTCCTATACGAACGATCCGGATTTTAATAACCTGGGTCGTTTGTCGATCTCTATGGATGCTAGGCTTTTGATAAATGACGGTCAACACCGCCGCGCGGCTATTGAAGAAGCTCTAAAAGTTCTACCAGAGTTGGGTCAAGAAAATATATCTGTTGTTTTTTTGAAAGATGATGGTTTAACTAGATGCCAACAAATATTTGCAGATTTAAATCGGCATGCAATAAATACGACTTCTTCATTGGGCATTCTCTATGAACACAGAGACCAATTAGCCAATATTACAAAGGATATAGTAAAACAAATACCTTTGCTGGAGCGCTACACGGATAAAGAAAGACCTTCGCTGTCAAAATTATCACCTAAGATATTTGTTTTAAGTAATATATTTAATGCAAATGGTAGAATTCTTAATAAGAAGAAAGGTGACTATGTTTCTGAACTTGAAAGGGAGTTTTTATCAAGCTTTTGGACAGAACTTTGTGATTCGGTTGTTGAGTGGCAAACTGTTCTAAAAAGGGAGATGTCGCCAACTGAGCTTCGTTCTAATTACATTAATGCTCATGGCATATTTCTTGAAGCAATAGGAGTAGTGGGAAGTTATTTATATATTAATCATCCCACTAACTGGTCCACATATATCAAGAAGATTGCAACAATAGACTGGAGTAGAAGTAATTCTGAATGGCTTGGACGAGCTTTTGGACATACGGGACGAATTAGTAAGAATAATGACACGATTAATTTGACCGCTAACTTGATCAAGCTAAAAATAGGTATCCCTTTAACAGAAGGTGAGATGCGACAAGAAGAAAAGCTAAAGGGGAATGAGGTCAAATGA
- the dndC gene encoding DNA phosphorothioation system sulfurtransferase DndC, giving the protein MILGLNNNKLIEETIEKIQQVYLMDKLPWVVGFSGGKDSTALTQLIFQAVVRLPLDRRHKKVYVISSDTLVETPLIISSINKALMNIQVKALELGLPVETHKVKPQIENSFWSSIIGKGYPSPRQKFRWCTDRMKIDPANRFIRDKVDQFGEVVMVLGVREDESATRTQVINSHTIEGKVLMRHSTLSNAFVYAPIKHFTTDDVWKYLRNEESPWGSDNHALYALYQNSSGGECPLIVDKDIKESAGSCGNSRFGCWTCTVVSEDKALRGFIETGEAWLRPLLEFRDWLSFIRDQRDLREKQRMDGGVYFVGQGDERELGLGPFTLAARYEILRKLLKTQLSVKNPYDSDYKLILDEELKHIRRLWIEDGDWSDTLPKIYKEVTGEDLDWEYDDRAMFEEDQITDLELLCDKNNISMKLLKKLITTEKKFSGYKVRRGIIQEFNKILNQDWLHYGKVEGYKE; this is encoded by the coding sequence ATGATACTAGGCTTGAATAATAACAAGTTAATAGAAGAGACGATTGAAAAAATTCAACAAGTTTATCTAATGGACAAACTGCCGTGGGTGGTCGGCTTTTCAGGCGGTAAGGATTCAACAGCTTTAACTCAACTTATATTTCAAGCTGTGGTACGTTTACCGTTAGACAGACGGCATAAAAAGGTTTATGTCATCTCATCTGATACTTTGGTAGAAACTCCACTTATAATTTCATCTATTAACAAAGCGCTAATGAATATACAAGTAAAGGCGCTAGAACTGGGTCTTCCAGTTGAGACACATAAGGTTAAGCCGCAGATCGAAAATAGTTTTTGGTCATCAATTATCGGAAAGGGTTATCCATCACCTCGTCAAAAATTTCGTTGGTGTACTGATCGAATGAAGATTGATCCGGCCAACCGATTTATACGAGATAAAGTTGATCAATTTGGTGAAGTAGTTATGGTGTTGGGGGTGCGTGAAGATGAAAGTGCTACTCGAACTCAAGTCATAAATTCACATACAATTGAGGGCAAAGTGTTGATGAGGCATTCTACGTTATCTAACGCTTTCGTTTATGCCCCAATCAAACATTTTACGACGGACGATGTGTGGAAATATCTAAGAAACGAAGAATCGCCTTGGGGCAGTGATAACCATGCACTTTACGCGCTGTATCAGAACTCTTCCGGTGGAGAATGTCCACTGATTGTAGATAAAGATATCAAGGAAAGTGCTGGTTCCTGTGGGAACAGCCGATTTGGTTGTTGGACATGTACAGTAGTAAGTGAAGATAAAGCCCTACGTGGCTTTATCGAAACAGGAGAAGCTTGGCTTCGTCCACTTCTTGAATTTCGTGACTGGCTTTCTTTCATTCGAGATCAGAGGGATCTTCGGGAAAAGCAGCGTATGGATGGGGGAGTATATTTTGTCGGTCAAGGTGATGAACGTGAATTGGGCCTTGGGCCGTTTACTCTAGCGGCCCGTTATGAAATTTTAAGAAAGTTACTGAAAACACAATTAAGTGTGAAAAACCCTTATGACTCTGATTATAAATTAATACTCGATGAAGAACTAAAACACATACGTAGACTTTGGATTGAAGATGGGGATTGGTCAGATACACTGCCCAAGATTTATAAAGAAGTAACTGGTGAAGATTTAGATTGGGAATATGATGATCGTGCGATGTTCGAAGAGGACCAAATTACAGATTTAGAGCTATTGTGTGACAAGAACAACATAAGTATGAAGTTGTTGAAGAAGCTAATCACTACTGAAAAGAAATTCAGTGGCTATAAGGTTAGACGAGGTATTATTCAA